The DNA segment GGAAATATATCTCCTcacctcttgatttttttttttttgtctttattctgGAGCAGTTTTAGGCGTCTGGGAGAAAGTAAGCAGAGCACAGGGTTCCAGCGGTGTCCCTTGCTCCTCCTCACAAGTCAGCCAACTTTAGTTGTGCTTCTGGTTTTGATCCTCCAGACTGCTTGGCTGCTCCACCTGTCCACCAGTTGGGCGGTGTCACACAATCCTGTGTTACAGCTTTATACTGTCTTGAAATGAGTTCAACCTCAACTTTGTTCTTCAGAACTGTGGCTTTTGGGCATCTCTTCCagctgggaggagaaaagggtgTTCTGTGGTCATGCTTGTTGTCAGGGTCAGCTTCTCAGAAGGAGGAGCAGACACATCCATGACAGAATCATGTTAAATCCAGGTCTAGGGTGGATCTGgagattttgtttcttcttgtttcccttttatttaattgaaaacagattcttttctcttataatatatcctgattatggtttcctctccctctacttctccaaGTTTCTCACCATCTTCTCTCCCAATTCACTGCCTTTCTGTCTATCATTGGGAAAGAACAAGCTTCTGAGagataataataagataaaacaaaaaaattacatcaaAGCAGGACAAGACAAACCATTGGAAGGAAAAGAGCTCAACAGAAAACACAAGACTCAGATACCCACTCGTTTGCATGCTCAGGAATCCTATAAAACATTCACTGAAAGCGCTAATATATATACCCAGAGGACCTGGTAAGACCCATGCAGGcactgctgcttcagtctctgtgagttcgtgttTTGTtcatgttctgtgtgtgtgtgtgtgtgtgtgtgtgtgtgtgtgtgtgtgtgtgtgtgtgtgtgtgttttctccatctgttctggcttttacactctttgcatgttctcttgttctcttccttggggttccctgagctctgagggaagggatttgatggaggccTCCCATTTAGAGCAGAGTGTTCCAAGGTCTAAGacactgtatttctttttttctaaactttctttttatttattctgtaccTTTCAAATCATGCATCTCCATtccatttatttccccttcatatccaccctttgcccttgcaaccttcccccccccccccaaagtaaaataaaatttaagagaaaaaaaggaaaaatcaatctcattgcggaagctgtagtgtgacacagtgagtcacacagtaaatgCTTTTATCCATatgtctttacttgcaaatgttcattgcaaagagtcaatGGTGTggttgaggcctctggtttctgttgatgctgggccctcactggaactcttggttatcctgctattcccctgtgttgtggagattctGCAGCTGTGAGTCTGCAGGACCAGACCCCTTTACATGCTCctgcagatcacagatggggtggatgttgaggTGGGCCAACAATTAATCATGCTTCTGAGCCcaggtagttgcagggttggtcagcccacctgCTCTCCCTTGTCCGCACcatcagggtgagctctcctgcattgcttTGGTGAGTTCACCTCTTACAGTGATGAacaggggcagggccagttctcctgctttcatgtcctcagggagGGATCTTCCACACCTATGccttcagggtcagctctactgtgttgcccagttGGGATATAGAAGCCACTCTCCAAGTGCTGAAGCTGATGAAGGGCAGGAAGAGTTCTCCTGCCCTCATGACCTCAGGGCAGCTCactcacctgcctcaggcattgatgagCAGGGTGGGCATCTCTCCCAGACCCATGCTGGCAAATGACAGCTGATTattggggacagctctcccattctcacaactttggggctggatCATCCACACCTCTGCCAATGGGATTGGTTCAATTGTGCTGCCCATGTGAGGTGCAGGACCTGCTTTCCCAAGTGTTGCAGTGGTGGCAAGCTGGGGCAGCTCTCCAGCTCTGGCCTCAGGGCCAGCACTCatacctgcctcaggcattgatttGGCAATGGGAAGGGGGAGGGCATCATGAGAGAGCTGTTCCCACTACTCAGCTGTCACGTGGTAACATGGGCAGGAGAAGACAAGGGGGTGAGGGAACAGGGAGGGGAGAAATGCCCTACCCCcccccatcaacacctgaggcaggtgtAAGAGCTGGCACTGAGACTATATTTCTAATAAGCTTCTAGTTGAAGTTAATAGTGTTGAATCTACACTACTTTTGGAACAGTCATTGAGAATTAACATCTGTCTCCAAATACACTTAATTACTAAACAGACTGTTTAAGACATGAAGCAATTACAGACTTGCTACAGTTCAAGGGTCAACAGGAAGTTGTGAGAATGACCAGCATTCCATGCTGGCCCCAGGGAAGGATTGCCCACTAAAAAGTTTTGCTTGTATAATAAGTGATAAAAATAAGGGTGCTTTGTGATTAAATCCCATGAGGCATATAATTTATTACATTGCTTAACACTGTTAAAGGTATAATTTATGTCATCTCTTAGAGTAAAAATAATCACCATTCAGTTTTCTAAGTACTTATAACTATgatgattgttttaaaaaatgtttcaaaaacagtattaataaaaaatttttaaagttgatACACAGATCTCGTTTTATTGGCCATTAGTTAAAACTCCAGGAACTGTATAAGAATACAGCCATATTTAGACTAAATTTGAAGGTTTTTTTATCCAATCAAAATGTGATCATatcattcacccatccatcctccCCCTCTAACCCTTCCCACATAACTTCTCCACTCCACTTcatttcaagttcatggccttgTATGTAATCTGAGTCTACTTAACATCATTTGCTTGTATATTTTTTGGGACTGACCACTTGGAGCCAAATAACAATTAAGGGTCTCATGAGCAAGGAagactaattctctctctcttcctagccTTTAATCATCTGTAGTTTTTCATTTAGGGATAGGATCCCATGTGATTTTctccatccatgttggcatgtccaTGTCGACTGGTGTTATCATTATTAGGAAACTGTTATCATTGATAAGGTCTTGTTTTAGCActcatattgttgagatttcatgagtgcaGCTTTCCTATCACATCTAGAAGACATGATCTTTGTCGCAGATATACTGGTCACCTTGCTCTTATGGTCTTTCCACCCTTTCTTCCATAAGCCCTAGATGTAGGAGTGGTATTGCAAAGGTACCAGCTGGAGTAGGGCACCCCACAGTCAGCCATCTGTTGCATTTTGACCAGTCATGGCTTTCTGccatggtctctgtctgctgctaAAGAAGGCAGTCTAAGAGAGGTGAAAGCAACACACTTATCAATTGTATAGGATAAGTATTTAGCAATTAAGACTTCTGATAGATTTGTATTAGGTTCTCCTCTGAGATGTATCCTGTGGTCGGCTGGATTTCCACTACGAGGTATGATTTCCCCACTACTGAGCATGCTATAGATCCAATTAGACATTTATATCTACTCTTGTGGTTCATAGGCTGGAATATTATGTTCTCCTCCATTGAAAGCATGCATAGAACCTTCTGGTAATGAGAGTTAGTCTCAAGTAGGAGGCTTTTGAATCAAATCCAACtcaattcctccaagtcctgtgtctaaAGTGCATGACATCTTTAGCCATAGGaacttaccttcaagttctggggAGTGACCAATCGCAACCACAGTAGcttatattgtttggggagtttCTTGGACTCCACTGACCACCAAGAAGAAAGGCTTCTCATACCTATTACTAGGAGTTTCTTAGCTAGTCTTGGCTATTGGCACCATCACCCCAAGTGGGTATAACTTCATTTAAAGTatctacatatgtatacatatgtgtgttttatatgtaatttagctaaatataaaacaatataattccttatgacttttccAAGCATCTTTAATGCTATgtatccctcctccctccaacaAATTCTGTGTTGACATCCCTCTCCCATGCCCCCCCCgatttttctcagttttcacTTTATATCACCTGAATCCTGCCATTCTCTTCGATAAcactccccctccccaccaaTCCATAGTCCCTTTTTACTTCCCTGGCTTTTGTAGTTACTCAAGGGTAGATACTAACATCCAAatatttggagctaggaaccacagatgagagCAAAGATGTGGAGTTTGTTTTTCTAGGTCTGTATTACCTCAGTCAATATACTTTCTAGTTCTAGCCACTAACTGGCAAACTATatatgagatagatagatagatagatagatagatagatagatagatagatagatagatatagatatagatatagatagatatattgtGGTGAGGAAGGGGTATATATGTGCTGCTCTCCATTCTATATCCTTCTCACCTCAGTTTCCAGGATAGGCTTAATCACAGTCCTTCCAAGTCCCACATCATTACCTGGTATCTACATCAGTATTTCTGAAGTGTACCTATGAGAATTACCTTCAGCTTTGACTCAAGATGATGATGATTTCTAACTTCTTTCCTACACCTTCAAGAGATCATGAGCTAATAAACTATTGGAGAGAGCCAGGTCAGTGCTATGAAGCTCTGCTATTGTCACATCCAGGTCTCCTTGTTGCTTTTGCTGACTTTCTGTCACCACAATAAAATAcctaagaaaattaactttacatGGGTGAATATTTAGTTTGTCTCATGGTATTAGAAATAGCAAGGCTGCTTACCTTGCTGCCTTTGGATCTGTGGTGAGAACTTCCTGGCAGGGAATATCTAGCAGAAAAGGCTGTTCACCTAGTGGTGCAGAGAGGGGgccaaagacagagacagagagacaggggagaaggaagggcagaggaggagaaggcagaaggagaCAAAGGAGAGGCTCTGGGTCACAACTTCTTCTTTGAGAGGATGATGCCACTGTCCTGGCGCTCTTCTGGTAGACCCTCTTCCTAAATATTCCACCACTCTCTAAGAGCACCCCAGCACAATCAGCTGTCAACCAAGCCTTCCCGGAAAGAGCCTTTGGCAGCTGAAACACCCAGACCAGAACACAGGCTTGTGTGATGACGTCCGTCTGGGCTCCCGTACAGCCAGGGACAGATTCTAGGACATGGTCTTTCCTGGACTGTTATGACCTCTTCACTTTACTTTTCTTCAGTGTATTTACCCTAAAAAGACAAGGAGtgtctttatttttctggagTGTTACAAATCTATTTCATATGAACTGAAACGTTCTCTGAGGGATGGAGGCCCATTAAGATTCAGGAAATAAATGAACATGAGTCTTTCATAGCTCCTGAAATTTACAAGATTCACAAGGCCTCTGTCTATGGTTACATAAGCACTAACAATTGCTAGGAAAAGAGTCATTCTAACTAGCCAAGCTGCCGCAGTGTCATCCAAAGAGGTCCAGGGAAATAGTGttcatgagctgtcacccatcCTGAGCTGCCTTTGAGTAACTCATGCTCATGAAAGTAGCCTTCCTCCCATTTAAGTAAGCCTAGCAAACTCAGTGGTTCACTAAATTAGGCATAGGTAGAATTGTTCCCTTGCTCTGCCATCAGTGCCTTATCTGGTATGAACAGATGGATGTGTCCCAGCCGCCTCAGGAAAAGCCAGAGAGCATACACACATGACTATATTTCACATGTTTACATGTCATACCATTGTGCTGTAATGTCTATCATCTGGTTATTGCTCTGTGTTATCTTTAGGGGAAAATCCAAAAGCTCTCTCTAAGATAAAATCATCCAACTGATATCTATCTTTTGTTCTTCTGAGAATTAAATTTACTGAATTGCTGATTTTTAAAGCAggagaaatgtattatatattttaacctATAAAAGATTTGGCCAgacttgggcagtggtggcgcacgcctttaatcccagctctcgggaggccgagccaggcggatctctgtgagttcgaggccagcctgggctacaaagtgagttccaggaaaggcgcaaagctacacagagaaaccctgtctcaaaaaacaaaaacaaaacaaaaaaagatttggcCGGAAACAGTCGTGCTTAACATAAGTGGCTGTGAGTGCTCAGCCCCAAACAGGACATCTGCATCATACCCTTCCAAGGATCGGGAAGCACTGGGACAAGGGACAGAGAGAGTTCAAAGTGGAGCGTGAGGAGGAGTGCTATAACATGTCTCCTGGGCATGACACAGCCATTGCCCTCATGAGGTCTCTGCAGCTGTGGGCCCTTGCAGAAGAGAAGATATGCACAAAGTCAGGCCCATCAGCACGTGAACATGTCATCACGAATGGGGAAGGGGCTCAGAAGACTGCCTTCCCCAGGAACTGCATTGATAACTAATAGCGACCGGGAACAGATGCAGCTTGCTTCAGGAGTGTAGCTGCTAATAAGTTACCTGTGCTCCAGTAAACAACCTCTCACCAACACTTATTCATGCAGGCAACCCTCatttaaactcagtgggtcacaaaataGAGATCAGTGTAGGAGGAGGAATTGTGGAGAAGAAAAAAGGTTTCCATGGAAAATACAGGGACATTAAAGATAGCAGTGAGGGAGGTGAAATATGaccaaaatttattatatacatgtaatttgtcaaagaatttttaagaaaaagaaagggggaaatgtctCCTGAATAAGAAAGCTCCTTCCCTCAGTTAATTAACTGATATAGTGTACTGCATCTTCAAAGAACTTAAAGCATTGTGTCCATTTATTATTATCAATATGGAATTTTGAGTTAAAGTTCATACTACTACTATATTTAGGCATGCAGGAAACTTACATTTAAAAGTCAAGCTAAAGTAGAACCTTGGTCTGATTTGTAGTGTCCACTCATTCACAATCTCACTAACATAGAAAACCCAAAAACATTCAGCCCTTTATAAACTTCTCTGCTAACTCAATCAGTCACTCAGTACTCAAACGaggtctcaaaaataagaaatccAGAAAAGCATTGGTCTAAATGCATCTTTTTACATGACTTCTCTAGTTTGAGGTTCACTAGCTCACAGGATCAGGCTGAAGATCTACCATCTGGTAGACCTGCTCTGCAGATGCACAAAAGCTGAGATGCAAATTTTTGGCCCCTTTGTCCCTGTACTTCTTTATCTATCTCTGAAGCCTCCACAATGACCCGTCTATGGAGAGGCAAACTTGCcagcaaataaaatattatcagaCTCATCCTGGACAGTGAAGAGGAAGGGACAATTTGCTGTGAACTGAACTGTGACAGGGAGTCGTTTCACAGCCACACTCTCCCCAGTGGCCGCTGCTGCCTCAGTGCCTTCTTCGTTAACATCCACATATGACTTGTGAACGACCGTGGATAAATATAGGCCTTTGTCTGGTGACATCCCAGAGAGATCAGCTTTGCCCACGCTGAAGATGTCCCTCATCCCTAGGGATTTCAAGAGGGAGTTTAGGTCATATTTCACTGCGAGATTGAATTTGGGGATGTGAACATCTACTTCTCTTTCCAACATGTTAGAAGAGTTGGTCCACTCTTGAAGCATCTTCACATTCAGGTGTTTTTCTATCTAAGAATCAaaatatagatacatacacatgagCCAAATACACAGCTTCTGAGTGAACATGTTCCTGTGATTCCCACTGTGAATGACTGAGCTTTATGCCAGCTTTGACCTTTAATGCTCATGTGCtacttttctttttgtagccTTACTTTCCCTTTCTGTCCCTCAATTCTCCTCTACATTCCCTCATTGACTTTCTCCGTGTACACTCTTGAATTCCCTCAGCATTTAGCCTTTACCTAAACTTCTCTGCTTATTGCTTCAGCCATCATTTTGTGCCTGCATCCTGAATCAATCCAGCCATTTCTTCTTGGCCCTCATCTGAAACTGTGAATGACATCATTATGACTTCAGTTCTCATCTGACTTCTAGGATGCCAGATCCCTTTGTCCTGCCGATAATGGCTCCAATCTCTCTGATGACCTTTACTCTCTCTTAGGTTTCTTCTGAAGCTCAGCATGGTGCATGCTTGCCTAATGCCTTTGTGCTTCTTTCTGACTGGCATTTCAACTCCCACATATGTACTTAGGTTTCTCAAATGGTCCCAGCAATTGACTTCTCATCATAAAATCAAGCTTCATCATTTTGATTGTCATTTAAATGCTAATCGTGGGTATTTAATGCCCTATAGCCAGCCCTCTATAGCACCAGTATATAGACACTATATACTATACCATTTTTATTGTTAGCTTGTCCAAAGTTTAAAACTGTCATTACCTTCCCATTCTCATAATACAGATTTTAAGATTAAGGTAAATTTTCTGTCAAAATATCCTTTTACCATTTTCATTTGCTAGCTCTAACCTGTTACCTTATGGTAAAAACCAGCAGATCTCAGCTGCCTCTTAGCACACTTCCACATGTTCCTTACTCTCCCCAGATCAGGAGGGACTCCTCACTTCACCTGTCTATCTTCTATACATTTTGTAAAGCTCACACAGAGATAACTCTCTAggaactacatccccagcttcCTCATTCTAATTCATACCTTTTGTTTTTGCACATAACTTTATGTGAAGATTAAACTGCTTCCAAATTGCTGATTCTAACATCATCTACCCCAGGTGAGTTGCAGGCCTCTGGGTCTTAATTCCCTCTGAACTGGCCACACCTGTAAGCGTATCTCGTCCCAGAGTCACAGCTATGTTTCTCTTACTACAGCTCCCTGTAAACTGCTATCCAGATCACTGCCTAACCCAGATGCATACAGCTCAACCcagctctttctctcctccccacacaccCATGCCAATGGTTCGTAAGTGGAGCTAGTGTGCCCCGACTTAAACATGGCTGACTTGCTAACTGACTGTAGTTATCCTGCTGTGTGAATCAGCTTCTGCAGGCTGCCAGAGGCACAGCTGTTCTCCTAAGAAACTTCATTGTACAGAGTGTTTTGCAGTGCTGGCTAGGTGGTGGCTAGGTTGGGATTAGATGCCATCATCACTTTTAGGTCTCTCTGTGCTAAGAACCTATAGCTACAACCAGGGAGAGGAGACTGAACCCAAATTCCTGCCACCACTGTCTTTCCTTCCTGGTTGTGGTGCTATTTCCTTACAAAATCAGGttgttaaaaatcaaaatcagccTGTGAGTGTATCCTCTGGTTAAAACTTCCCCCTTAGCAAGGCTTTGGCAGATCTCTAGGGTCCAGGAATCTGATTAGCATGACATGAATCTGATTAGCATGATTATTGTAGAAAGATGTCCACTAAGTGTCTCCTGAGGGATATGTACATGCATTTATATTGTGTAACATAGTGAACCTACATAACTTTTTCAATGAATGAAGTGCTTGTCTGCCtgaatatatattcctaaatggcAGGGATCACCCTTAATCTATAGCTCCTGGGAAAAGACCACTGAGCCCAGTTGTGAGTCCATGATTGACCATACAGACACCACATGGCACACAGAGTATATGTGAAAGAGTGTGggggcacacacatgcaatcaCTCACACATTCATTGCAAGGTGGCATTGTTGAGCTTTTACCTGGTTTACATTTGCTGTGCCCACTGGAAGCAGGATGATCATTCTTAGCTTGTTGTTGGCATAGGGAAGCTCAAGGATTTGCATCTGTGGCTCCCTTATGGAGGCCAGCTTAAACGTTCCCGTCTGGTACATCATGTCCACAACTGCACTTTTACCCTACGGTTAAAATGATTATGATTAAATTGTACAGTCGcagtgcatatgtatgtgtactttatttttataatgcaGATACCCATGTTAACACTGTAAATTATAAACCATTAACTATTACTCTTGTATTACTTTCCTTTGCCACAGGTTATCAATTTTGTAATTATACAATGTGTCAAAGTTAGAGACTGAAAGTATAATAATGTAGAGATGATTTGAGTCTTTAATTATGACACCAGAATCTCCAGCTAAAATGACTTATATTGGAAATCAAAGGAAAGGCTCAGTATCTCTTCTAAGCCATGTGGACACTGTTCAGGACCAAAGCACAGTTTTTGACAGTCACAGGAAGTAACCATGGTGTGAACAGCAAGACTTCAAGGGAAGAacatgaggaagagaagaggtcTCCATTCTTTCAGGGAGCCTCTGTCTAGTCTCATGTCCAGTGAGAGAAGTTACTGTAATCTTGAAAAGTAAAAGCCTTCAGCAACCTACAGCAATGTTTTCATGAAATCTTTCTGAATTGTccttaaattattatttcattttaagacTTGTCATTGGTCTGAAATTAAATACTTACCACACTTATATAAAAGGGAGCCTTCACGGTCTCTCTTTTCTCAAACTTATTTTTCCATTGTCCCTTGAAATATATGGCGCTCACTAGGACCATGACAGAGGAGGGGTCAATTGTACCCTTTCCAAATAGGTTTGTGACTTTTCCttgcagtaaaacaaacaaaagaagaggtGATTTTATTTGGATTACCTTGGTGCTCATAGACATTTGcactcctcatttttttttttcattttttccagggctgaggactgaacccagggccttgagctagctaggcaagcgctttacccctgagctaaatccccaacactgcatagtgtttttttcagacagtaaTTTTACATTTGAGGTCCCAGAAGAACTCGTGTTTCTGGACATAGAGTCTTCCCCTGTCACAGGTACTTCTGGTCTAGGAAGTAATGC comes from the Onychomys torridus chromosome 11, mOncTor1.1, whole genome shotgun sequence genome and includes:
- the Serpinb11 gene encoding serpin B11 isoform X2 encodes the protein MNPITTANAEFCLDVFKELSSSNVGENIFFSPLSMFYALSMLLLGARGKSAEQMEKVLHYDNFSEFLKPKMTDSSECSYSGRIHSEFGALLSQINQPNSLSIANRIYGTKAITFHKGKSAVVDMMYQTGTFKLASIREPQMQILELPYANNKLRMIILLPVGTANVNQIEKHLNVKMLQEWTNSSNMLEREVDVHIPKFNLAVKYDLNSLLKSLGMRDIFSVGKADLSGMSPDKGLYLSTVVHKSYVDVNEEGTEAAAATGESVAVKRLPVTVQFTANCPFLFTVQDESDNILFAGKFASP
- the Serpinb11 gene encoding serpin B11 isoform X1, with translation MNPITTANAEFCLDVFKELSSSNVGENIFFSPLSMFYALSMLLLGARGKSAEQMEKVLHYDNFSEFLKPKMTDSSECSYSGRIHSEFGALLSQINQPNSLSIANRIYGTKAITFHKQYLRCSEKLFQVKLQTVDFELSTEETRKSINAWVENKTNGKVTNLFGKGTIDPSSVMVLVSAIYFKGQWKNKFEKRETVKAPFYISVGKSAVVDMMYQTGTFKLASIREPQMQILELPYANNKLRMIILLPVGTANVNQIEKHLNVKMLQEWTNSSNMLEREVDVHIPKFNLAVKYDLNSLLKSLGMRDIFSVGKADLSGMSPDKGLYLSTVVHKSYVDVNEEGTEAAAATGESVAVKRLPVTVQFTANCPFLFTVQDESDNILFAGKFASP